One Chanodichthys erythropterus isolate Z2021 chromosome 10, ASM2448905v1, whole genome shotgun sequence DNA segment encodes these proteins:
- the LOC137028688 gene encoding uncharacterized protein, with amino-acid sequence MTVVLGDLCAMAEVTQRIGREAYKLLKPQNLPLLDKNCKPVSQAAYAAALTNSIQLCEIRNDRVRAAKGLCETSPAGLETAEGNVNRLFTGAGGDAHSLKVPLDYRSGNISKWNDRRGLKSKASPVHVPSWKSLCWGMHGKLHKKTLYGLANAQFMSFTRAYSGTQNNGSPAEPLYKSKSAYYDILGVSPSATHAQIKTAYYKQSFIYHPDKNAGSEEATFRFSQISESYHVLGNKALRRKYDRGILSQADLLGSSKPTSRESSASGQQTRARHSPSVGSAQQKIFDFDTFIRSHYGEQLQREKQLRQRREEILRKEKENYEDVKLGRLKEFTVGLMLAMAIAILLSLKSSK; translated from the coding sequence ATGACGGTTGTTTTAGGTGATCTCTGCGCAATGGCGGAGGTCACACAGCGGATCGGGAGAGAAGCTTACAAGCTTTTAAAACCTCAAAATCTCCCGCTTTTGGATAAAAACTGTAAACCCGTCTCACAGGCAGCTTATGCTGCAGCTTTAACAAATTCAATACAGCTCTGTGAGATTCGTAATGACCGTGTCAGAGCTGCTAAAGGACTGTGTGAAACGAGCCCGGCAGGTCTGGAGACTGCAGAAGGGAATGTAAACAGACTCTTCACGGGTGCTGGTGGAGATGCACACAGCCTGAAAGTGCCGTTGGACTACCGTTCTGGAAATATTAGTAAATGGAATGACCGCCGTGGATTGAAGTCTAAGGCATCTCCAGTGCACGTACCGTCCTGGAAGAGCTTGTGTTGGGGAATGCATGGAAAACTCCATAAAAAGACTCTCTATGGACTTGCAAATGCTCAGTTTATGTCTTTCACTAGAGCTTACAGTGGCACACAGAATAACGGCAGTCCAGCTGAGCCACTATACAAATCCAAGTCTGCATATTATGACATTTTGGGAGTTTCTCCATCAGCCACCCATGCACAAATCAAGACTGCTTACTATAAGCAGTCCTTCATATATCACCCGGACAAGAACGCAGGGAGCGAGGAGGCCACGTTCAGGTTCTCTCAGATCAGTGAGTCTTACCACGTCCTGGGTAATAAAGCTCTGAGGAGGAAATACGATCGAGGGATCCTGAGTCAAGCAGACCTGCTGGGATCCAGCAAACCCACTAGCAGAGAGAGTTCAGCGTCAGGACAGCAGACCAGAGCCCGACACTCCCCCTCCGTTGGATCCGCCCAGCAGAAGATCTTCGACTTTGATACCTTCATCAGATCACACTATGGAGAACAGCTTCAGAGAGAGAAGCAGCTCCGGCAGCGCAGAGAAGAGATTCTCAGAAAGGAGAAGGAGAACTATGAGGATGTGAAACTGGGCAGGTTGAAGGAGTTCACTGTGGGGTTAATGCTGGCTATGGCAATCGCCATCTTACTTAGTCTAAAGTCTAGCAAGTGA